The Brachionichthys hirsutus isolate HB-005 unplaced genomic scaffold, CSIRO-AGI_Bhir_v1 contig_445, whole genome shotgun sequence genome includes the window CGCCGAAGCAGGTACTTCCTATTTGCTGTCTGACGGCTGAAATTGAAAGCCCGTCGTCATCCCTCTGCGTCCTCCgcccaccaggtggcgctgtgtGACAGCTACGTGGCCATGCAGACGGAGCTGGAGGTGCTGGTTCTGAAACTCGAGGCGTCATCCGAGCCCGAAGTCCAGGAAGAATCGCCCGACATAAATCAAGGTTGGTCTCAAACCACCTTCGTCGGATCCCGGTTTCTATTGGACGCTGCGACAGTTTCAcctcctgtgcgtgtgtgcgtgtgtgcgtgcgtgtgcgtgtgtgcgtgcgtgtgcgtgcgcggcgCATCATGTAGACGACCAGCCTGATTTCCTGGTCCTCCCGCGGCACCAGGAGTTGCTCGGGGATCGAGCTAAAGACTGCGGCGTCCACGTGAGCGTTGAGAGGACCGGGCTGGAGGACGGGGGACGGTCCTCGGTGTCTTACGTCCTCTTTAGGTGCGTCCACGCCAGCgagacgtcctcctcctcgtggcgAGCCTCCTTTTCTCAGCCCAGCTGTTTTCTCTTCCGTCCTGCAGGAGTTTGACCCCGGACTCGTCCCCGGGCGGCGTTGCCGAGGAGATTCTGCTCCAGTCCCTTCAGCTTCGTCCGCTCTTCACCCGTCAGTAgcggcgctaacgctaacgctaacctttGATGCCTCTAATGTCTTCTCCAGCTTCGCTGTTTGCAGGACGTTACGATCCTTACTGCTGACTAGCGGCGTTGCACGTGAACGATTGAACCGACGCGGCGGCtgcttgtctcccccccccccccccaggacaccaGTCGGCACCCCCGGACGGCCCGGCCTgcgtcttctgcttcttctccctgCCCTCCTCCGGTTATCTGTACGGCCTGAAGGGTTGTGTCGAGCGCCTGTCGGTCTATCAGTACCCAGAGCGGGTGCTGGCGGCGGCGTTGACCGACCAGCTTCTGCACGTCATCACCAGGTAGGCGCGCGTTCTGTCCtccgtccagcagggggagcgaCGCGGCGTAGCCCGCAGCCTTCTGTTTTAATCACGCCGCTTTTACGCGGGCTTTCTGGTAAAGAGTCACGCTTTGTGCAACGCCTCTGAACGCCGccggcgtgcgtgtgtgtgtgtgtgcgtgtgtgtgtgtgtgcgtgtgtgtgtgtgcgcgcgcgcgcgtgtgtgtgtgtgtgtgcgtgtgtgtgcgcgtgtgtgtgtgtgtgtgcgtgtgcgtgtgtgtgtgagtgtgtgtgtgtgtgtgtgtgtgagcgtgtgtgcgtgagtgtgtgtgtgtgcgtgtgtgtgtgtgagtgtgtgtgtgtgtgtgtgtgtgcgtgcatgtgtgtgcgtgcgtgtgtgtgtgtgtgtgtgtgtgtgcgtgcgtgtgtgtgtgcgtgtgtgtgcgtgtgtgtgtgtgtgtgtgtgtgtgtgtgtgtgtgcgtgtgtgtgtgcgtgtgcgtgtgtgtgtgtgtgtgcgtgtgtgtgtgtgcgtgtgtgtggcaggagtgCGTTGCAGTGCTTCACGGTGCGCTGCGCCGCCGTAGCAGCCAGGATGGACGACCCGTACATCGACACCACCGTGAAGGTACGAGCCTCGCCGCGCGGCGCCGTCTTCCTTTCGCCCACTTGCTCGCCGCTTCCCCCTTTGACCGACGCCGTGTTCTGGCTGAAGGcctgccccccctgcagcctggaGGCGTGTGCGCTCAGGATGCAGCTGTTCATCGGCCTGCGCTCGGTGTGTGTCGACGGCCGCCGCGTCGTCCTGCTGTCCACCGCCAACATGGAGGCACCGGAGGAAAGTGGGCGCACGCCACAGCGCAGGAGCCTGTAAGCAACATcacaggagggggcggggctacacacatttacacacctgctcactgtgtgtgtgtgtgtcgttattTTAGTGAGTTCAGAGAGCACAATGTGCTGACTGGCATTTTCCAGGCGGTGGGAATCGATCCCACAACCACACCGGCTCTGGGGAGCCTTCTATCACGCCCCCTCCTGTAAGACGAAccctaagccccccccccccccctccaattgtCTGTTGCCTCTTCAAGGCCAAGCTGCAACACCAGGAcactaaacaaaataaaaacacacagaaaggttttctggcttgtgattggctcTCCCTGCCTTCACTGCGTGGATGTACAGCTTGGTCTGAAAGGGAAACTCGCCCGACAGTAACCTGCCTGAtccctcggtgtgtgtgtgtgtgtgtgtgtgtgtgtgtgcgtgtgtaataaTCTAactttgtgtgcattttaaatgatgtatctgctcctcccttcttctgatcgcacttcctgcttcccttttgccatcaggagcaggaagtgggcgagccccccccccagaggaagcAGCGCAGCGGGACACGGATGGAACCTCTACGTGATCGACACCGTCCCGCCCCTCACGCTTTACAGAGAGCTGGTAACGCTCTGCACGCTCTTTAGCGTCTTCGTTTATGACTCTTATTATTTTCTCGTGGCTGTCTTCGGGGGGGCCTCAGGTTGAATACAGCCGGCGGTACGTGGCGACGACCCCCCAGGCCCAAAGCCTCCGACACCTCCTCAGTGAagcgcacctcctcctccgcgccgccgcgctccagcagcagaaccgggaGGGCGGAGCGGCCGAGGGGACGGCCGGCGGCCGGGAGCTGGACGACGCCTTCAGACAGAACTGCGCTCAGCTGGGAGACAGTttcagcaggtcagaggtcacatcagGATCCCAATCCTCTTTGATGTGAAGCGACTGAAAGGCTGATTCTGCTCTCAGGGCGTGTCAGAAGGACTGCCACCTCGCTCTGCCGTATTACAGGATGTCCGGCCTGTCCGTCGAGGAGGTCGTCTCCAGGAACCGCCCACTTCCCAGCAGCCCTCGCTCCCACGGCCCCGGCTTCCTGTTCTACCTgaagcaccacctgctggaggaaacGGCGCCGAGGCTGAGTCAGGTGACGCACCAACCGCGTGGACAGAAGCAATCTG containing:
- the LOC137913871 gene encoding BLOC-2 complex member HPS3-like encodes the protein VALCDSYVAMQTELEVLVLKLEASSEPEVQEESPDINQDDQPDFLVLPRHQELLGDRAKDCGVHVSVERTGLEDGGRSSVSYVLFRSLTPDSSPGGVAEEILLQSLQLRPLFTRHQSAPPDGPACVFCFFSLPSSGYLYGLKGCVERLSVYQYPERVLAAALTDQLLHVITRSALQCFTVRCAAVAARMDDPYIDTTVKACPPCSLEACALRMQLFIGLRSVCVDGRRVVLLSTANMEAPEESGRTPQRRSLEFREHNVLTGIFQAVGIDPTTTPALGSLLSRPLLSRKWASPPPRGSSAAGHGWNLYVIDTVPPLTLYRELVEYSRRYVATTPQAQSLRHLLSEAHLLLRAAALQQQNREGGAAEGTAGGRELDDAFRQNCAQLGDSFSRACQKDCHLALPYYRMSGLSVEEVVSRNRPLPSSPRSHGPGFLFYLKHHLLEETAPRLSQEAADEVVAIFSQSEPSQLVGVCVGPAMANMSPARTLQALRRAEATAGVSVARTIAMATMMLLLDELPQFTQLMERHAEMLLVYGFMEEPRLLLHGGGGGGGGQHGHARPTALARQLVNSQPGLLVAAMVALHASGGVQLQQADHVFKALGCERCLQVDFWEAILMASSQEDVVQELLFRVASVYIDRLTDARPDPPRGRGPLKSADDLINSCCHYGALYPWLTVLNPARTSNAQHQEAPHKLQSLLCGPSLSVGAVSPLLDGLPEETSWGFSLHLLRATRRGQYDSCIEKLLDRCPQAIVAYGNHHFQDEDKVLWWTKLLPELCNRTRAAADNGILLAALKETVVVVAMEMSPAEFLELIPDDGAASYFLPHLLTCCQRHLLT